In Citrus sinensis cultivar Valencia sweet orange chromosome 4, DVS_A1.0, whole genome shotgun sequence, one DNA window encodes the following:
- the LOC102611504 gene encoding TORTIFOLIA1-like protein 4 isoform X1, which produces MSPQKRSSSASPPPSTNDLKQRVITCLNKLADRDTLPVATAELESIARTLTQDSFSSFLNCLQTTDSSSKSPVRKQCVNLLTLLSRSHGDSLSPHLSKMISTVSCRLRDPDSSVRSACVAATTAMSLNITKPSFSVLSKPLIELILVEQDVNSQVGGAMCLAAAIDAAPNPEVEQLRKLLPRLGKAVRIEGFKAKAAVLGVIGSVVRVGGARSKGVLDWLVPCLVEFLCCDDWATRKAAAEVLGKVAVFDKDLATEYKRSCLAALETRRFDKVKIVRETMNRSLEMWKEVPGVCEEVSSPSPSKSFSIDNGSSGCFPSITKSSQNVGLRTPQPKKMVPTSRSPASDSSYGTTSKTEISFKSNNRKSGASILCKSADGKPSDWKVEIAVPRTPSSIGTCEVHNRTSDSKDAKLGEVENNVNCQPEKKMVIYSKIRDDKMYKCGGFKSGSRVVPYSDDEKSDFVPHNGIDEDFDYPKDPEDLSLIREQLLQIENQQSSLFDLLQRFIGSSQSGMNSLETRVHGLEMALDEISYDLALSNGRILNNNAAENTCCKLPGAEFLSSKFWRRAEGRSSTSRFSSSGNILPLHSGSNTLDKDVCAETYKTDNQKLLHPSNGEIILNPLADVRDLRGNSGFHQYRKVKNLNEDVERLQLCNAGRLDGASSPAACVAPAVINSRLSA; this is translated from the exons ATGTCTCCTCAAAAGCGATCCTCTTCAGCTTCACCTCCGCCGTCAACTAACGACCTGAAGCAGCGAGTCATCACGTGCCTCAACAAACTCGCAGACCGCGACACACTTCCCGTAGCCACGGCCGAGCTCGAGTCCATCGCTAGGACCCTAACTCAAGACTCGTTCTCTTCGTTCCTTAACTGCCTACAAACCACCGACTCGTCTTCAAAATCGCCTGTTCGCAAGCAATGTGTGAACCTCTTAACTCTACTTTCTCGGTCGCACGGagactctctctctcctcaCTTATCCAAAATGATCTCCACCGTCAGCTGCCGTTTACGCGATCCAGACTCATCCGTTAGATCCGCATGCGTTGCGGCCACCACTGCCATGTCATTGAACATAACGAAACCGTCGTTTTCGGTCCTGTCGAAACCGTTGATTGAGTTGATTCTAGTTGAGCAAGATGTGAACTCGCAGGTCGGCGGGGCGATGTGTTTGGCGGCGGCGATAGATGCGGCGCCGAATCCGGAGGTGGAGCAGTTGCGGAAGTTGTTGCCGAGGCTGGGGAAGGCAGTGAGGATCGAGGGGTTTAAGGCGAAAGCGGCGGTGTTGGGTGTTATTGGGAGTGTTGTTCGAGTTGGTGGAGCCAGAAGTAAGGGAGTTTTGGATTGGCTTGTGCCGTGTTTGGTTGAGTTTTTGTGTTGCGATGATTGGGCCACCAGAAAGGCCGCTGCTGAAGTGTTGGGGAAGGTGGCTGTCTTCGACAAGGACTTGGCAACTGAGTATAAACGGTCTTGTTTGGCCGCGCTGGAGACTAGAAGATTTGACAAG GTAAAGATTGTTAGAGAGACCATGAATCGTTCCTTGGAGATGTGGAAGGAGGTTCCTGGTGTTTGTGAGGAGGTCTCGTCTCCGTCCCCATCGAAATCTTTTTCAATTG ATAATGGTAGCTCTGGATGTTTTCCTTCAATCACCAAAAGTTCCCAAAATGTTGGTTTAAGAACTCCTCAACCAAAGAAAATGGTTCCCACTAGCAGGTCCCCTGCATCTGATAGTTCATACGGGACCACATCAAAAACTGAAATTTCTTTCAAGAGTAATAACAGGAAATCCGGTGCATCAATATTATGTAAATCAGCGGACGGGAAACCATCTGATTGGAAAGTTGAAATTGCAGTACCACGTACTCCCTCTTCTATTGGGACTTGTGAAGTTCATAATAGAACAAGTGATTCAAAGGATGCAAAACTAGGAGAGGTGGAGAATAACGTAAATTGCCagccagaaaaaaaaatggtaatcTACAGCAAAATCCGTGATGACAAAATGTATAAATGTGGTGGCTTTAAATCTGGGTCGAGGGTGGTTCCGTACAGTGATGATGAGAAGTCAGATTTTGTTCCCCACAATGGTATCGATGAAGATTTTGACTACCCAAAAGACCCTGAGGATCTTTCTTTGATCCGTGAACAACTTCTTCAGATTGAAAACCAGCAGTCCAGTCTATTCGACCTTCTTCAG AGATTCATTGGGAGCTCCCAAAGTGGAATGAACTCCCTTGAGACACGTGTTCATGGCCTAGAGATGGCTCTGGATGAAATCTCATATGATTTGGCATTATCAAATGGAAGGATCCTAAACAACAATGCTGCAGAAAACACATGCTGCAAGCTACCTGGTGCAGAATTCTTGAGTTCCAAGTTCTGGAGGAGAGCAGAAGGTCGGTCTTCTACTTCAAGGTTCTCTTCTTCTGGGAACATCCTACCCCTTCATTCTGGATCTAACACACTTGATAAAGATGTCTGTGCTGAAACATACAAGACAGACAACCAAAAATTACTGCACCCAAGTAATGGTGAAATTATTCTGAATCCTTTGGCAGATGTTCGTGACCTGAGGGGGAATTCTGGATTTCATCAATATAGGAAGGTGAAGAACCTCAATGAAGATGTTGAGAGGTTACAATTATGCAATGCCGGTCGGCTTGATGGTGCTTCTTCACCTGCTGCTTGTGTGGCCCCGGCAGTTATAAATAGCAG ATTGTCTGCTTAA
- the LOC102611504 gene encoding TORTIFOLIA1-like protein 4 isoform X3: MSPQKRSSSASPPPSTNDLKQRVITCLNKLADRDTLPVATAELESIARTLTQDSFSSFLNCLQTTDSSSKSPVRKQCVNLLTLLSRSHGDSLSPHLSKMISTVSCRLRDPDSSVRSACVAATTAMSLNITKPSFSVLSKPLIELILVEQDVNSQVGGAMCLAAAIDAAPNPEVEQLRKLLPRLGKAVRIEGFKAKAAVLGVIGSVVRVGGARSKGVLDWLVPCLVEFLCCDDWATRKAAAEVLGKVAVFDKDLATEYKRSCLAALETRRFDKVKIVRETMNRSLEMWKEVPGVCEEVSSPSPSKSFSIDNGSSGCFPSITKSSQNVGLRTPQPKKMVPTSRSPASDSSYGTTSKTEISFKSNNRKSGASILCKSADGKPSDWKVEIAVPRTPSSIGTCEVHNRTSDSKDAKLGEVENNVNCQPEKKMVIYSKIRDDKMYKCGGFKSGSRVVPYSDDEKSDFVPHNGIDEDFDYPKDPEDLSLIREQLLQIENQQSSLFDLLQRFIGSSQSGMNSLETRVHGLEMALDEISYDLALSNGRILNNNAAENTCCKLPGAEFLSSKFWRRAEGRSSTSRCS; the protein is encoded by the exons ATGTCTCCTCAAAAGCGATCCTCTTCAGCTTCACCTCCGCCGTCAACTAACGACCTGAAGCAGCGAGTCATCACGTGCCTCAACAAACTCGCAGACCGCGACACACTTCCCGTAGCCACGGCCGAGCTCGAGTCCATCGCTAGGACCCTAACTCAAGACTCGTTCTCTTCGTTCCTTAACTGCCTACAAACCACCGACTCGTCTTCAAAATCGCCTGTTCGCAAGCAATGTGTGAACCTCTTAACTCTACTTTCTCGGTCGCACGGagactctctctctcctcaCTTATCCAAAATGATCTCCACCGTCAGCTGCCGTTTACGCGATCCAGACTCATCCGTTAGATCCGCATGCGTTGCGGCCACCACTGCCATGTCATTGAACATAACGAAACCGTCGTTTTCGGTCCTGTCGAAACCGTTGATTGAGTTGATTCTAGTTGAGCAAGATGTGAACTCGCAGGTCGGCGGGGCGATGTGTTTGGCGGCGGCGATAGATGCGGCGCCGAATCCGGAGGTGGAGCAGTTGCGGAAGTTGTTGCCGAGGCTGGGGAAGGCAGTGAGGATCGAGGGGTTTAAGGCGAAAGCGGCGGTGTTGGGTGTTATTGGGAGTGTTGTTCGAGTTGGTGGAGCCAGAAGTAAGGGAGTTTTGGATTGGCTTGTGCCGTGTTTGGTTGAGTTTTTGTGTTGCGATGATTGGGCCACCAGAAAGGCCGCTGCTGAAGTGTTGGGGAAGGTGGCTGTCTTCGACAAGGACTTGGCAACTGAGTATAAACGGTCTTGTTTGGCCGCGCTGGAGACTAGAAGATTTGACAAG GTAAAGATTGTTAGAGAGACCATGAATCGTTCCTTGGAGATGTGGAAGGAGGTTCCTGGTGTTTGTGAGGAGGTCTCGTCTCCGTCCCCATCGAAATCTTTTTCAATTG ATAATGGTAGCTCTGGATGTTTTCCTTCAATCACCAAAAGTTCCCAAAATGTTGGTTTAAGAACTCCTCAACCAAAGAAAATGGTTCCCACTAGCAGGTCCCCTGCATCTGATAGTTCATACGGGACCACATCAAAAACTGAAATTTCTTTCAAGAGTAATAACAGGAAATCCGGTGCATCAATATTATGTAAATCAGCGGACGGGAAACCATCTGATTGGAAAGTTGAAATTGCAGTACCACGTACTCCCTCTTCTATTGGGACTTGTGAAGTTCATAATAGAACAAGTGATTCAAAGGATGCAAAACTAGGAGAGGTGGAGAATAACGTAAATTGCCagccagaaaaaaaaatggtaatcTACAGCAAAATCCGTGATGACAAAATGTATAAATGTGGTGGCTTTAAATCTGGGTCGAGGGTGGTTCCGTACAGTGATGATGAGAAGTCAGATTTTGTTCCCCACAATGGTATCGATGAAGATTTTGACTACCCAAAAGACCCTGAGGATCTTTCTTTGATCCGTGAACAACTTCTTCAGATTGAAAACCAGCAGTCCAGTCTATTCGACCTTCTTCAG AGATTCATTGGGAGCTCCCAAAGTGGAATGAACTCCCTTGAGACACGTGTTCATGGCCTAGAGATGGCTCTGGATGAAATCTCATATGATTTGGCATTATCAAATGGAAGGATCCTAAACAACAATGCTGCAGAAAACACATGCTGCAAGCTACCTGGTGCAGAATTCTTGAGTTCCAAGTTCTGGAGGAGAGCAGAAGGTCGGTCTTCTACTTCAAG ATGTTCGTGA
- the LOC102611223 gene encoding glycosyltransferase family 92 protein RCOM_0530710, which translates to MDSEQRRKRKRVYRPYSRAQYLSGRSVILCLCFLVFLLFLSSDRLPIRPVSFKPVLSVSSLSLLSSNSIQDSFRLTFKSFTLKIEERVLFPDHLLLMVSNKVDQTESLDCVYYKLLNDSATRIEEAADVRMQPVFSVDEYDEFRWIARCPLPPVNYSAVVDLRLRRDAPAENYLSLMNNNRTETVHFWDKMAYAAVLDGKTAVVFVKGLNLRPHRESDHTLFRCQFGLGHWEKDEGFAFVTEAVAAAQEVVRCLLPRSISKNPNKAKGIRVAVVNVNDKALDDRKPVTSVAGIRNSRYHIQGKNQRLSRDYVSMPSVARIHNSKSHKKRKGGGKFELCVCTMLWNQASSIREWIMYHAWLGVERWFIYDNNSDDGIEKVIEELNLENYNVSRHNWPWIKTQEAGFSHCALTARNECKWVGFFDVDEFFYFPRDHRLGLLGENSLRSLVANFSSSKTVAEIRTSCHSFGPSGLSSHPAQGVTVGYTCRLQSPERHKSIVRPDLLNGSLLNVVHHFRLKAGYRYLNMPENIAVINHYKYQVWETFRAKFFRRVATYVVDWQENQNTGSKDRAPGLGTEAIEPPNWRLQFCEVWDTGLRDFVLSTFADPATESLPWERHLRA; encoded by the coding sequence aTGGATTCTGAGCAGAGGCGGAAGCGAAAGCGTGTGTACAGACCATACTCACGCGCGCAGTACTTGTCTGGAAGGTCTGTAATCTTGTGCCTGTGTTTCCTTGTTTTTTTGCTCTTCTTGTCTTCGGATCGGTTACCTATTCGTCCTGTGTCGTTTAAGCCGGTTTTGAGTGTCTCAAGTCTCTCGCTCTTGTCGAGTAACTCAATTCAAGATTCCTTTAGGCTTACATTCAAGTCTTTTACTTTAAAGATTGAGGAGCGAGTCTTGTTCCCTGACCATTTGTTGTTAATGGTCTCTAATAAAGTTGACCAAACCGAGTCTTTGGATTGTGTTTACTACAAGCTCTTGAATGATTCTGCTACGAGAATTGAAGAGGCGGCTGACGTGCGTATGCAGCCTGTGTTTTCTGTTGATGAGTACGATGAGTTTAGATGGATTGCGAGGTGCCCACTTCCGCCTGTGAATTATTCAGCCGTCGTCGACTTGCGGCTGCGTAGGGATGCTCCTGCTGAGAATTATTTGTCTTTGATGAACAATAATCGGACGGAGACGGTTCATTTTTGGGACAAAATGGCTTATGCAGCTGTATTGGATGGCAAAACAGCGGTTGTTTTTGTCAAAGGATTGAATCTTCGTCCCCATAGAGAATCGGATCATACCCTTTTCAGATGCCAGTTTGGATTAGGACATTGGGAGAAAGATGAAGGTTTTGCATTTGTTACAGAAGCAGTTGCCGCTGCACAAGAAGTTGTTAGGTGCTTGTTACCCAGGAGTATAAGTAAAAATCCCAATAAGGCTAAGGGGATTCGAGTTGCAGTCGTTAATGTTAATGATAAAGCTCTAGATGATCGTAAGCCCGTTACTTCTGTGGCTGGAATTCGCAATTCCAGATACCATATCCAAGGGAAGAACCAGAGATTGTCTAGAGATTATGTGTCTATGCCTTCTGTGGCTAGAATTCACAATTCCAAGTCCCATAAGAAGAGAAAGGGTGGAGGGAAATTTGAGCTCTGTGTGTGTACCATGCTGTGGAATCAGGCGTCTTCAATAAGAGAATGGATCATGTATCATGCCTGGCTTGGTGTTGAACGCTGGTTCATCTATGATAACAATAGTGATGACGGGATTGAAAAAGTAATTGAAGAGCTCAACTTGGAGAACTACAATGTTAGTAGGCACAATTGGCCGTGGATTAAAACCCAGGAAGCAGGTTTTTCGCACTGTGCTTTAACAGCAAGAAATGAATGCAAGTGGGTAGGATTCTTTGATGTGGATGAGTTCTTCTACTTCCCTCGTGACCATCGATTGGGTCTTCTTGGTGAAAATTCTCTGCGCTCTCTGGTTGCTAATTTCTCATCCTCGAAGACAGTTGCAGAGATTAGGACTTCTTGTCATAGCTTTGGTCCATCTGGGTTGAGCTCTCATCCAGCACAAGGGGTGACCGTGGGTTACACTTGCCGGCTTCAAAGCCCTGAACGGCACAAGTCTATCGTGCGACCAGACTTGCTCAACGGTTCCCTGCTCAATGTGGTCCATCATTTTCGGCTTAAGGCAGGATATAGATACCTGAATATGCCTGAAAACATTGCCGTAATAAACCACTACAAATACCAGGTGTGGGAAACATTTAGAGCCAAGTTCTTTAGAAGGGTCGCCACCTACGTTGTTGACTGGCAAGAGAACCAAAACACAGGGTCAAAGGACAGAGCACCTGGCCTAGGGACCGAGGCCATTGAGCCGCCAAATTGGCGATTGCAGTTCTGTGAGGTTTGGGACACTGGCCTCAGGGACTTTGTTTTGTCTACCTTTGCTGATCCTGCCACTGAATCGTTGCCCTGGGAAAGGCATCTACGTGCATGA
- the LOC102611504 gene encoding TORTIFOLIA1-like protein 4 isoform X2 has translation MSPQKRSSSASPPPSTNDLKQRVITCLNKLADRDTLPVATAELESIARTLTQDSFSSFLNCLQTTDSSSKSPVRKQCVNLLTLLSRSHGDSLSPHLSKMISTVSCRLRDPDSSVRSACVAATTAMSLNITKPSFSVLSKPLIELILVEQDVNSQVGGAMCLAAAIDAAPNPEVEQLRKLLPRLGKAVRIEGFKAKAAVLGVIGSVVRVGGARSKGVLDWLVPCLVEFLCCDDWATRKAAAEVLGKVAVFDKDLATEYKRSCLAALETRRFDKVKIVRETMNRSLEMWKEVPGVCEEVSSPSPSKSFSIDNGSSGCFPSITKSSQNVGLRTPQPKKMVPTSRSPASDSSYGTTSKTEISFKSNNRKSGASILCKSADGKPSDWKVEIAVPRTPSSIGTCEVHNRTSDSKDAKLGEVENNVNCQPEKKMVIYSKIRDDKMYKCGGFKSGSRVVPYSDDEKSDFVPHNGIDEDFDYPKDPEDLSLIREQLLQIENQQSSLFDLLQRFIGSSQSGMNSLETRVHGLEMALDEISYDLALSNGRILNNNAAENTCCKLPGAEFLSSKFWRRAEDVRDLRGNSGFHQYRKVKNLNEDVERLQLCNAGRLDGASSPAACVAPAVINSRLSA, from the exons ATGTCTCCTCAAAAGCGATCCTCTTCAGCTTCACCTCCGCCGTCAACTAACGACCTGAAGCAGCGAGTCATCACGTGCCTCAACAAACTCGCAGACCGCGACACACTTCCCGTAGCCACGGCCGAGCTCGAGTCCATCGCTAGGACCCTAACTCAAGACTCGTTCTCTTCGTTCCTTAACTGCCTACAAACCACCGACTCGTCTTCAAAATCGCCTGTTCGCAAGCAATGTGTGAACCTCTTAACTCTACTTTCTCGGTCGCACGGagactctctctctcctcaCTTATCCAAAATGATCTCCACCGTCAGCTGCCGTTTACGCGATCCAGACTCATCCGTTAGATCCGCATGCGTTGCGGCCACCACTGCCATGTCATTGAACATAACGAAACCGTCGTTTTCGGTCCTGTCGAAACCGTTGATTGAGTTGATTCTAGTTGAGCAAGATGTGAACTCGCAGGTCGGCGGGGCGATGTGTTTGGCGGCGGCGATAGATGCGGCGCCGAATCCGGAGGTGGAGCAGTTGCGGAAGTTGTTGCCGAGGCTGGGGAAGGCAGTGAGGATCGAGGGGTTTAAGGCGAAAGCGGCGGTGTTGGGTGTTATTGGGAGTGTTGTTCGAGTTGGTGGAGCCAGAAGTAAGGGAGTTTTGGATTGGCTTGTGCCGTGTTTGGTTGAGTTTTTGTGTTGCGATGATTGGGCCACCAGAAAGGCCGCTGCTGAAGTGTTGGGGAAGGTGGCTGTCTTCGACAAGGACTTGGCAACTGAGTATAAACGGTCTTGTTTGGCCGCGCTGGAGACTAGAAGATTTGACAAG GTAAAGATTGTTAGAGAGACCATGAATCGTTCCTTGGAGATGTGGAAGGAGGTTCCTGGTGTTTGTGAGGAGGTCTCGTCTCCGTCCCCATCGAAATCTTTTTCAATTG ATAATGGTAGCTCTGGATGTTTTCCTTCAATCACCAAAAGTTCCCAAAATGTTGGTTTAAGAACTCCTCAACCAAAGAAAATGGTTCCCACTAGCAGGTCCCCTGCATCTGATAGTTCATACGGGACCACATCAAAAACTGAAATTTCTTTCAAGAGTAATAACAGGAAATCCGGTGCATCAATATTATGTAAATCAGCGGACGGGAAACCATCTGATTGGAAAGTTGAAATTGCAGTACCACGTACTCCCTCTTCTATTGGGACTTGTGAAGTTCATAATAGAACAAGTGATTCAAAGGATGCAAAACTAGGAGAGGTGGAGAATAACGTAAATTGCCagccagaaaaaaaaatggtaatcTACAGCAAAATCCGTGATGACAAAATGTATAAATGTGGTGGCTTTAAATCTGGGTCGAGGGTGGTTCCGTACAGTGATGATGAGAAGTCAGATTTTGTTCCCCACAATGGTATCGATGAAGATTTTGACTACCCAAAAGACCCTGAGGATCTTTCTTTGATCCGTGAACAACTTCTTCAGATTGAAAACCAGCAGTCCAGTCTATTCGACCTTCTTCAG AGATTCATTGGGAGCTCCCAAAGTGGAATGAACTCCCTTGAGACACGTGTTCATGGCCTAGAGATGGCTCTGGATGAAATCTCATATGATTTGGCATTATCAAATGGAAGGATCCTAAACAACAATGCTGCAGAAAACACATGCTGCAAGCTACCTGGTGCAGAATTCTTGAGTTCCAAGTTCTGGAGGAGAGCAGAAG ATGTTCGTGACCTGAGGGGGAATTCTGGATTTCATCAATATAGGAAGGTGAAGAACCTCAATGAAGATGTTGAGAGGTTACAATTATGCAATGCCGGTCGGCTTGATGGTGCTTCTTCACCTGCTGCTTGTGTGGCCCCGGCAGTTATAAATAGCAG ATTGTCTGCTTAA